The following are encoded in a window of Nilaparvata lugens isolate BPH chromosome 13, ASM1435652v1, whole genome shotgun sequence genomic DNA:
- the LOC111059350 gene encoding uncharacterized protein LOC111059350, whose product MVEIVWLLIDLKMKLIPVIPLFICMGLLSVQVRGEDDARTKAAKLLFKSITGNRGTVDMSKLAAYLRRGNRLDQQFKNALDQAILRSGRGNVGLNEFIQIRLANPN is encoded by the exons ACTTGAAAATGAAGCTGATTCCAGTTATTCCACTGTTCATTTGCATGGGTTTACTTTCG GTACAAGTGAGAGGTGAAGACGACGCACGAACAAAAGCTGCAAAAC TTCTTTTCAAAAGCATAACTGGAAACAGAGGAACAGTTGATATGTCTAAGCTTGCTGCATATCTAAGAAGAGGGAACAGATTGGATC AACAATTTAAAAACGCATTAGACCAAGCAATTCTCAGAAGCGGAAGAGGAAACGTTGGCttgaatgaatttatacaaataagaTTGGCAAAtccaaattaa